The genomic window GCTCGCGAGGCACCGGCTACTATCCCGACGACTCGCCCATGGAAGGCGGCTTCGTGGACCGGCAAGGCGCGCGCCTTAGGACGCTCCAGGACTACCTCGCGGGGCGCGCCGAATACGTGTCCGTCGCCATGGACACGTCGGCGTTCCGTTACGGTCAGAAGCTCCGCATCAAGGAGTTTGAGACCCGCTACGGTCGCAACATCGAGTTCCGCGTGGTCGACACCGGGGGCGCGTTCCAGGGACGCGGTCGTTCCCGCATCGACATCTGCGTCAAGAACGCCAGCGCGTCGGTCGACGCGACGGTGAACAGCATGTTGACCATCGCCGTCGTTCGCTGATCGCTGTTCGCGCCGGTGCGCCTCACGGCGGGGGCAGCACCGAGCGGCGGCTCCCCTGGGGCAGCGGCGGAAGCACCACGATGAACTTGCTCCCGCTCCCCTTCTCACTCTCGACGATCACCTTGCCGCCGTGGGCGCGCACCGTGTGCTTCACGATGGCGAGGCCGAGACCGCTTCCTTGCTTGGTTCGTGAGAGCCGGTCGTCGATGCGATAGAACTTGTCGAAGATGCGGCGTTGCTCAGGGCGGGGAATGCCGTCGCCGTTGTCGGAGACCGCGAGCGCGACCTCGCCGCGAGCGTCGGCCGTCACCGAGAGGCGGACGCGGGGCGGGGCGCCACCGTACTTTTGCGCGTTCGACAGCAGGTTGACGATGACGTCGACGAAGGCCGCGCGGTCCACGAAGACCGGCGGGAGGTCCTTCGCGACCGAGCTCTCAAAGTCGATGTCTTGGTAGCGCAGCGGCGAAAACGCGAGGATTGCCTCGGCCACGACCTCGCCGATCTTCTCTTCACGCAGGTCGTAAAGCTTGCGCCCCGCCTCCATGCGTCCCCAATCGAGGAGCCGCTCGATGCGCTGCGAGAGACGGCTCGACTCCTGGAGGAGCATGCTGACGCACTTGTCGAGGGTGTCGGGGTCGTCGCGTGAGCGATCGATGGTCTCGGCGAAGAGGTGAATGGCCGTCAGCGGCGTTCGGAGCTCGTGACTGACCTTCGAGACGAAGTCCGCTTGCAGCTCGCTCAGATTGGCCTCGCGTCGCACGAAGACCAAGACGAGCACAACGCCGGTGCCGACGACGGCGACGAAGCTGACGACGAGGATGCCCATGACGAGGTTGATCCACGCCTTCGCGTCGCCCAGAAACATGAGGACGATGCCGAGCGAGAGCAGGAGCACCGTCGGGATGATGACGAGGTACACGAGCAGCTGGACGATGCGTCGGTAGCCGAGGCGCTGAAGGTTTGGCGACCGAGGCTTTTCCATCGACCGAGAGCTTACCCGCCGGCTCTTTCGGCGGGGAAAGGCGATTTGCCTGACGAGGCTTGCGGACCGGCGGCCGCCGTGGAATCGGACGGTGGTCTCCGGGCGTTCTTGGATCGCCCACCTCGCCATGACCACCCAGGTCCCCGCTTCCCTGCCCGCTACCGATGTCGACGGGGCCTCGAGCGGCCTCGCAGAAGCGCTCGCGCAGGTGGGGCGCGGCGAAGAGCTCTCGGAGGCGCTCGCGGAACGACTGCTCGCCTGGGTGGGCCGTCACGACTGGCAGCAGGCCGAGGGCCCCGGACCTTACGCGCGGCACGTGGTCTCTCTCGGCGACGCCGGCGAGGTGATGGTCGCCACCTGGCGCGTAGCGGCGCGCGCCCCCTGTGCTCCCCATGACCACGGCGACGCGTCGGGCGTGGTGCTCGTGGCCCGAGGCACGTTTCGCGAACGAACCTTCGTTCTCGACGCGACCGGGCTCACGCGGACGCGTGAGCGCGTCCTCGAAGAGGGCGCCGTTTTGTCGATCGGGCGCGGCGTGATCCACGACATGGCGTCGATCGGCGACGGCCCCGGCGTGACGCTTCACCTCTACGCGCCCAGCCCGGCGGCGACGCGCCTCTACGACGACGTCAAGAGGCGCACGCTTCTCGTGGGTCCTGGCAGCGGCGCGTGGCTGCCGGCCGACCAAGTGCTCGACGAGACGCCGTGGGCCGCGCCGAAGGCGACGGGTCGCGTGATTTGGATCGGCTACACCACGCTTTACCGAGACGGAGGACCCAAGTTCGCACGAGCAGCGCACACCCTCGGTCGCGAGTTGAGCGCAGACGCTCATGCGAAGGTCGTCGTGCAGGCGGTGGAGTCCAAAGCCGAGTTCGTCGCCGCCATGAGCGGCTTCCGAGAGCGCGGGGAAGCGCTCAGCGAGCTCCACTTCATCGGTCACTCGGGCCTCTACGGCCCGATGTTTCGCACCACGTCGATGCCGGAGCAGTTCAGCCCGCACGAGTGGGCAAACCTCGCGATCCCGTTCAGCCACGACGCAGCGGCGTATTTTCACTGTTGCCGCAGCGCGCGCTGGTTCGCGCCGTTCTTCGCGCGCACCTTCGGCGTGCGAGCCCACGGCTACCACCTCTACACGACGTTTTCGCGAAGGAAGGACCGGTTCCGTTGGGACCTCGCGTTCCTCCGCACGTCCAAGGACCGCGCCGCTCCGCTCTACGTGGTGGCGCTGCCGGGAAAGAAGTCCCACGGCCTGTTGGCGTCGCTCGCCAAGTATTCGCACCTCGCGCCGACGGAGAAGATGACGCGTTTCGACGCGGCGCCCGACGCTCCCGCCGAGGACCGCTCCTACGATGCCGTCGCCGACCTCTACGACGCCGCCTTCCAAGACATCGGCGTAAGGCGCGCCGAGGTCCGATGGATCGAGCGGCACCTGCCGGCGCGCGCGAGCCAAGGCGCGTCCTTGCCGCGTGTCCTCGAGCTCGGCGCCGGCAACGGGTCGCTCTTGGCGCGGCTCGCCCCGCGCATCGAGTCGGGCCTCGGCGTCGACGCTTCGGCGGGCATGGTGGAGCGTGCTCGGCGGCGCTTCGGGCGCCTCAAGAACGTTGCCTTCGAGCCGATCGCGGGCCCCTCGCTGCCTTGCGACGACCACTCGATCGACGTGGTCGTGTCGATGCTCTCGTGGCGTTACCTCGACTGGGATCCCATCATGGCGGAGATTAGGCGGGTCCTTTTGCCCGGTGGCCGCCTCTTGGTCGTCGACATGGTCGCGCTTCCGGTGCGCGCACGCGACGCCCCGCGCTTCCTAAAGACGAAGCTCGACCAGGCGCGTGTTCACGCGACGGACGCGCGATTTCGGCGCGATTTGCGGCGCCTCGTCACCCACCGCGACTGGGCCACGATGCTCAAGCACAACCCCATGCGCGCCGAACACGAGTACCGCTGGTATTTCGAGAGCCGCTTTCCCGGCCGCAAGCTCGAGCTATTGACCGTCGCCTTCGCCTCGCGCGTCGTCGCCTTCGACTCGGGTCCATTGGCACGCGACTTCGCGCTGCCCCAGAGCTACCCGTGAAGCTCGCCGTCCTCGATTGGGGCATCGGCGGCTTCGGTCTGGTGCGTGAGCTCCTCGTGCGCGAGCCGGCGATGCCGCTCGTCTATTTCTCCGACGCCGGCACCACGCCCTATGGCCTGCTCTCACGCGCGGCCCTGCGCGCGCGCCTCGGCGTCGTGGCGCGCTTTCTGCGCGACGTTGGGACGACCGACCTCGCCATCGCGTGCAACGCGGCGAGCAGCGTCCTGGGAGAAGAGCGTCTGGCACCGGATCTCGCCCTGTCCGACGTCGTCAGCTATGGCGTGGACCTCGTGCTGGCGAGCGGCGCGCGCGAGGTCGGGCTCGTCGGCGGACGCCGAACCATTCGCTCGGGAGCGCATCGGCGCGCCATCGAGGCGCGCGACGGGCGAGTGTCTCTCGCGTCGCGCGTCGCGCAGCCGCTCTCGGCCTTCGTCGAGCGCGGCGACCTCACGTCCGACGCGGTTCAGGACGCCGTATCTCGTGTCGTCGCGCCGCTCCGCCATGTCTCCGTGTTGCTCCTGGCGTGCACGCATTACCCGGCCATCGCGCCGCTCTTTCGCGAAGCGCTTCCGAAGGTCGCGCTGCTCGACCCGGCGCCCGCCATGGCCATGGCGCTCGTCTCGCGCAAGCGGCCGCGACGCGAGCTGGCGGACGCCGCCAACGTTGTCGCCCTGACGACCGGTGACCCGCGCGCCCTCGAGCGCGCTGCGCTGCGCGCCTTTCAAGTCGCGATCACGGGAGCGCGACGCGTCCCACCGGGCCTGGCGGCGAGCGCGCTTAGAGCCCCAGAGCGGCGCGCATGACCTCCACCGGTGCCGGCCTGCCGACGAAGCGTTCGAAGGCGAGCGCCGCTTGGAGCACGAGCATGCCGAGGCCGCTCTCGGCGACAAGTCCCTCCCGCGCGCGCGCGAGACGAAGGGCGTAAGCGAAGGGACGTAGACCAGATCGTAGGCGACGGCTCTTCGCGGCA from Myxococcales bacterium includes these protein-coding regions:
- a CDS encoding two-component sensor histidine kinase, which produces MEKPRSPNLQRLGYRRIVQLLVYLVIIPTVLLLSLGIVLMFLGDAKAWINLVMGILVVSFVAVVGTGVVLVLVFVRREANLSELQADFVSKVSHELRTPLTAIHLFAETIDRSRDDPDTLDKCVSMLLQESSRLSQRIERLLDWGRMEAGRKLYDLREEKIGEVVAEAILAFSPLRYQDIDFESSVAKDLPPVFVDRAAFVDVIVNLLSNAQKYGGAPPRVRLSVTADARGEVALAVSDNGDGIPRPEQRRIFDKFYRIDDRLSRTKQGSGLGLAIVKHTVRAHGGKVIVESEKGSGSKFIVVLPPLPQGSRRSVLPPP
- a CDS encoding methyltransferase domain-containing protein; translated protein: MTTQVPASLPATDVDGASSGLAEALAQVGRGEELSEALAERLLAWVGRHDWQQAEGPGPYARHVVSLGDAGEVMVATWRVAARAPCAPHDHGDASGVVLVARGTFRERTFVLDATGLTRTRERVLEEGAVLSIGRGVIHDMASIGDGPGVTLHLYAPSPAATRLYDDVKRRTLLVGPGSGAWLPADQVLDETPWAAPKATGRVIWIGYTTLYRDGGPKFARAAHTLGRELSADAHAKVVVQAVESKAEFVAAMSGFRERGEALSELHFIGHSGLYGPMFRTTSMPEQFSPHEWANLAIPFSHDAAAYFHCCRSARWFAPFFARTFGVRAHGYHLYTTFSRRKDRFRWDLAFLRTSKDRAAPLYVVALPGKKSHGLLASLAKYSHLAPTEKMTRFDAAPDAPAEDRSYDAVADLYDAAFQDIGVRRAEVRWIERHLPARASQGASLPRVLELGAGNGSLLARLAPRIESGLGVDASAGMVERARRRFGRLKNVAFEPIAGPSLPCDDHSIDVVVSMLSWRYLDWDPIMAEIRRVLLPGGRLLVVDMVALPVRARDAPRFLKTKLDQARVHATDARFRRDLRRLVTHRDWATMLKHNPMRAEHEYRWYFESRFPGRKLELLTVAFASRVVAFDSGPLARDFALPQSYP
- a CDS encoding aspartate/glutamate racemase family protein — its product is MKLAVLDWGIGGFGLVRELLVREPAMPLVYFSDAGTTPYGLLSRAALRARLGVVARFLRDVGTTDLAIACNAASSVLGEERLAPDLALSDVVSYGVDLVLASGAREVGLVGGRRTIRSGAHRRAIEARDGRVSLASRVAQPLSAFVERGDLTSDAVQDAVSRVVAPLRHVSVLLLACTHYPAIAPLFREALPKVALLDPAPAMAMALVSRKRPRRELADAANVVALTTGDPRALERAALRAFQVAITGARRVPPGLAASALRAPERRA